A portion of the Thunnus albacares chromosome 5, fThuAlb1.1, whole genome shotgun sequence genome contains these proteins:
- the LOC122981946 gene encoding uncharacterized protein LOC122981946, producing MLCKNVDVTDGLVNGVCGTVTHIVGADKGKFPLKVYVKFDDEHVGAQRRKQSTSSLVFFGSTGIEPEEEKVTNKGGMRRQFPLKLAWACTVHKVQGITVDSAVVSLKKVFSAGQAYVALSRVRSLSGLVIQDFEDKAIYCKDGIQDTIQSMPQFLNQNITRHKFSTSSFTVFLMNVQNLTYHVSDLALCTQQLQLNCIAVTETWLPAASSFEAVKIDGFTFHGCPRSLSYNSNNPALIELQGQQHGGVGFYSADNLEYNIIKATNVNLECFIYNYVTCNILIAVIYRPPSYPMSLFKEHLGKLVDWLDPKSNTIAIMGDFNEDILKSSTICKFLTDKGYIQYVTQPTTEKGQ from the exons ATGCTGTGTAAAAACGTGGATGTTACAGATGGTCTTGTTAATGGGGTTTGCGGTACTGTAACTCATATAGTTGGTGCAGATAAGGGTAAGTTTCCTCTCAAAGTGTATGTTAAGTTTGATGATGAGCATGTTGGCGCGCAGAGGAGGAAACAATCGACGAGTAGCTTAGTTTTCTTTGGTTCCACCGGTATTGaaccagaggaagaaaaagttaCTAACAAAGGTGGTATGCGACGACAGTTTCCGCTGAAACTTGCTTGGGCTTGTACGGTACATAAAGTACAAGGTATTACTGTAGATagtgctgttgtttctcttaaGAAAGTATTTTCTGCAGGCCAGGCATATGTAGCCCTAAGTCGTGTTAGAAGTTTGTCAGGTTTGGTGATTCAAGATTTTGAAGATAAAGCCATATATTGTAAGGATGGTATTCAGGATACAATTCAGAGTATGCCTCAATTCTTGAACCAAAATATAACTAGACACAAATTTAGTACAAgtagttttactgtatttttgatGAATGTGCAAAATTTGACATACCATGTATCTGATTTGGCATTATGTACACAGCAATTGCAGCTTAACTGTATTGCTGTTACAGAAACATGGCTACCTGCTGCTTCCTCATTTGAAGCTGTAAAGATTGATGGTTTTACTTTTCATGGTTGTCCACGAAGTTTATCTTACAATAGCAACAATCCAGCACTGATTGAACTTCAAGGACAACAGCATGGTGGAGTCGGCTTTTATAGTGCAGACAATTTGGAATATAATATTATCAAAGCAACAAATGTGAATTtggaatgttttatttataactaTGTTACATGTAACATATTAATAGCTGTCATTTATCGACCACCATCTTATCCCATGTCTTTATTTAAAGAACATCTAGGCAAATTAGTTGATTGGCTAGATCCAAAAAGTAACACAATTGCAATCATGGGAGATTTTAATGAGGACATCTTGAAATCATCAACAATCTGCAAATTTCTAACAGACAAAGGGTACATTCAATATGTTACACAGCCCACAACAGAGAAGG GACAGTAA
- the LOC122983164 gene encoding uncharacterized protein LOC122983164, translating to MCCWSRGGSKQHGHGKRSKTFASQRGLSAHQRKHLGVSVSKARVQTARVAKDGGWTQAELATLDRIHDDLGGKFGFLEAAVSALPQYTKAQIQQKWRNLRKLRRKAVVKTPTAVVSGKLPDLRKELPPRAPVALVKEHLAKTLQAHSVDGVSPLTSSCRAINGYLRKVLAKLRRRCHPRIVSMGRTRPVRLVPMALDAMPCSCGTKRARSWPICSTP from the exons ATGTGTTGCTGGAGTAGGGGAGGCTCCAAGCAGCACGGACATGGCAAGCGGAGTAAAACTTTCGCCTCACAGAGGGGTCTCTCGGCTCATCAGAGGAAGCACCTGGGTGTGTCTGTCAGCAAGGCAAGGGTGCAGACGGCAAGGGTGGCAAAGGACGGTGGGTGGACACAGGCTGAACTGGCAACCCTGGATCGTATACACGATGACCTCGGAGGGAAATTTGGGTTCCTCGAGGCAGCGGTTTCAGCCCTCCCCCAATATACGAAGGCCCAGATACAACAGAAATGGAGGAACCTCAGGAAGCTGAGGAGAAAAGCTGTGGTTAAGACCCCCACAGCCGTTGTCTCGGGTAAGTTGCCCGACCTCCGAAAGGAGCTGCCCCCCAGGGCCCCAGTGGCCCTGGTCAAGGAGCACCTTGCCAAGACCCTGCAGGCTCACAGTGTTGACGGCGTGTCACCGCTGACCTCCTCCTGCAGGGCAATTAATGGATATCTAAGGAAGGTACTTGCGAAGTTGCGGAGGAGGTGCCACCCACGGATCGTGAGTATGGGCAGGACCAGGCCAGTGCGCC TGGTCCCGATGGCGTTGGACGCCATGCCCTGCTCATGTGGGACAAAAAGGGCTAGAAGCTGGCCGATTTGTTCAACGCCATAA
- the lrrc38a gene encoding leucine-rich repeat-containing protein 38, protein MLPCINWLQPFLALISSTLLTRGHNCPSSCLCPDHHTVDCTGQGLRRVPDSIPLDVRRLLLSNNWIPWIPSDFLVLYSDLVYLDLRNNSLSQLEPGTLSTSSRLVFLDLGSNNLTEIPSGTFGESRSLIKLRLGNNPYLSMVGRDAFIGLTSLRELELERNGLTELDVRVLEPLPSLRMLRLEGNPWLCNCHFAKLFEWLTENLRKLPTGMEGIECSLPLDGRRVPLSLLSEESFRECRGILSLTDYLIVIFSGISVSVAAIMASFFLASTVHCFQRLSKGSKGDEEEGND, encoded by the exons ATGTTACCATGCATTAATTGGCTGCAGCCTTTCCTTGCCTTGATCTCCTCCACCTTGCTTACGCGAGGCCACAACTGTCCATCCAGCTGTTTGTGTCCAGACCATCACACTGTGGACTGTACTGGCCAAGGTCTACGCAGAGTCCCGGACTCCATTCCTTTAGATGTTCGCCGTCTCCTGCTCTCCAACAACTGGATTCCCTGGATCCCCTCTGACTTCCTGGTCCTGTACAGCGATCTAGTCTACCTGGACCTGAGGAATAACTCCCTTTCCCAGCTGGAGCCAGGGACCCTGAGCACCTCCTCCCGACTGGTCTTCTTGGACCTGGGCAGCAACAACTTGACAGAAATCCCCTCAGGAACCTTTGGAGAGTCCAGGAGTCTGATCAAACTGCGTCTGGGGAACAACCCCTACTTAAGCATGGTAGGCAGGGATGCTTTCATTGGGTTGACCTCTTTGagggagctggagctggagaggAATGGTCTCACAGAGCTGGACGTCAGGGTCCTGGAACCACTGCCCTCCCTCCGGATGCTGCGTCTGGAGGGCAACCCCTGGCTCTGCAACTGTCACTTTGCCAAACTGTTTGAATGGCTAACAGAGAACCTCCGCAAGCTCCCGACGG GTATGGAGGGGATAGAGTGCTCCCTGCCTCTGGATGGGCGTCGTGTTCCCCTGAGTTTACTCTCTGAAGAAAGTTTCCGGGAGTGCCGGGGTATCCTCAGCCTCACTGACTACCTCATTGTCATCTTCTCCggcatctctgtctctgtggcgGCCATAATGGCCAGCTTCTTCCTTGCTTCCACAGTCCACTGCTTCCAGCGCCTCAGCAAGGGCAGCAaaggagatgaggaggaaggaaaTGACTGA